The genomic region tgacgagattgcgatattttctagatctcgtgttttccttttaattcttgatgttggatgactattcgccaattctgcagtcactatttcatactcggcgttttccttcttaactctatcacaaCGCTGCATGCTTTTTTCCTCTTTTTTGCTtttccttccaaaactccattccttctttgatattgctaatttcttccttccattctgctgtcgacttgcccaacccgctattcttgcccaacccgctattctttatagtgcttattaatttcttgttttccaaatgaaggtcccttagttgtttctcacaatctcggcttctctttgtactttttcgcTCGACCTTTCAACTTTGAACTTCAATcttgattgatagttttcttcttgaagggcacgaaggtcccgagacatcttggccttttctcgttcaattcttgtcttgccacttCTAGCTCGGACGGCGTTTCCTTGAGAAAGGATTcggatggggtggtttgttgacgagatttgctgactatttacccgttgcttcctccatacgccgtaatcttgggtaagggtatcagcatacaaagctaattccatgaaatgaatttccttccaagactttgcagtgtctcggactctcttcatatatccttcacccgcgaaagcgaactcgaactgtgctaatcctccagttgCGGGGAGGAATTGTCGTGAAGAAAATTGCttttggaccaatagcggagcatatccaactcctccccataacccaagtaaaggtacccaatcttggcttccacatttgtatagcgtAATCGAAAGACGAATCcgtggtgctctccatgttatatcctcggcgAAGATTCGAAAGatcgatacccaatgttgctcggtgacttccttcgccattctttcttgaggaaagcttctagcgggagaatgttttagaaaacatatggaatggagtcTGTTGTACCTTccgaagtgactcaaaatccaaacattgagcaatcgcaagatccgataaatcgtccctcccttttcttcgacaactactcgggGACCGAAGGTTTACGCTAGGATGGTTGGGATAGGGTtgactccttgttttaacctttcaagaaatcaactcatcgccacttcgagatgtccgagaacctttgggaaaataaccaaaccataaatggccaaagcgaatagatttacccttttcaaagatgtcgatggttcgagtcaaatctcgtagggaggaccatggaatgcaaatggtttcgttcttcttctttatctgcctttcagcccatgcatcggtcatgtctgCGGTCTCACTAAcgttttcttgaaggtcatcggcttaggctccttcacatatattttgtcaattgtacattgtcgatgcggagtaaagcaaGATACTCTTCTATAgttgagtcatgtcttcttgattgaaggtgaaacaccgATAAGTCGGGTCCCGAAccaaccatggcttgaatcaactgttcatcTACAGATGGTGatcggtgagctatatctccatacctctcggtGAAAATGTCTCTAATGTCCGAATCCCAccgattccaaatttgaaccaaatcttgaggttattttggcgaacattcacAGCTTATTTGTTCGGCAAATTGGCAAGCACACCTTTCCACAAGACTATCCCCTTGTCCCtttgagtttttagagaccatccgaaccacggcattcttctcgatcatttgtgtaattgactcctccatcgaaacccgctttttggcaaccaacctttaatcaacaccttcctaatatgatgcctacgatgcatgatgaaaataaaaataaaaacaaacaaactcggttagtaaacacaacaattataatttgaaaaacaaattaaactacccaatccaattctcttgaaaggtaaaaggcattttcccgtgtacttattttggtgactataagcggacagaggttcgtcatggctctaattggatagctcagatggttcattatatgcgtctcggttctagacagtatttcaattgctcgtactatcatctactaagattagcacgaagcctcggtcataacccatcacagctcacgagttcaattcgaggattacatttacttatgcttatgcggagggacaagttaactcacgaaagcataagtcatatgtaacccgaaagtattcactagctttgtatgaggagggacgagttaactcacgaaggcatagcgtttactttcacttaaacgacAGAGCCGTGTAGAGAGCtttatgttatgcaaaatgcaagtgcacgtgtGTGgagaaaaactcataaacctttgtgTTTTACTTAAAGGAACTAAACCAAAACCGTAAAAGTTGAAAAcgaaaaacaaacaaataagcaagttagaCGAGATACAAATGcgtgaattttgaaaacgagattttggatcacgaccaaatatttactttgaacaaggaaatttgaaaattttaacaacacatgcttaactcgactcgactctcaaaaacgcGTCCCCAAAGGAGTCGCCAAATTGCTatgatttaaaaaattttacgcttggtcgctaattatggtgatttattaaacatttgaaaaccaacttccgattttattaacaaaggagtcgccaccgatcctttttataggtgtgatcggacacctaataaaattattttaaaacaaaagaaggccaaatctaggtctacgtgaaagttcgagagaaaattggggttcggagtcgattctgctgaggaaggtattagcaccctcacgacgcccaaaattggtatctcataaacatgtattgacttgattttcaaaaatacgagttcaatataatatttaatcgtgatccgattgaaaaataggaattttaagttttcgatttttttagaaaggtGTCCTGTTTCACAAGtcgatttaatttcacccaacatagcgatgaaatcgatagcttaatattaaatcaagacattgccttatttttgaaattaattaaaacatgagaaaaatattcctaaagtgagaaattaaaatagataaaaaacgcaaaaaaaaaatgatatcattaatgaaaaatattaacatggaatactagaatattaaaataacaataataatgatatttacaaaatagaaacaagtcatgtactaataataaaataggaaaatgatatatttggtaataataatataaaataataatatgtacataaaatacatatatatgtatatatataataaaagtatgtaataataataataatatctacaataaaagaaaatattgggaagcgatatataaaaatatatacataaaaatttacaacaataatataaaataatgatatgtgcaaatatatatatatatatatatatatatatgtatataaaatatacactaatataataatagttataataatactagcaatagtaataatttgtaataataatatatacacaatatggaatttaaaatatacatatatatatatatatgtatataatagtatttaagaatatatacataagaaatatataactaatggcatatatacataatatatatatatataatacataatatatatatatatatatatacatattagaaatgataaaaatattaacacactacataagtgaataaaatataataataatactaaaataattgatttaaatagtaaaataactaaaaggattaagttgagctaaaacaaaatatttggggcaaaattgaaataaaaataaaaggaaaggactatattaaACACACGCGAAACATCAGGGGACCAAAAcagcaaatattccttcccataaaatgcaaagacatcattgtggactaaattgaaaatcgcgacaaattcggggccaaattaaaaaacaaaaatgacttaattgtaaagtaataaaagcggaagggctaaaagcgcaatttgcCCTTCCTTTAAAAACACGCGAtcctaggcgggtcgggtcggtCGAACGGTCCAagctaaaacgacgtcgttttggggttaaatgacaaccccaaaacgacgtcattttgaaggctatataaggccaaaataacccaaaaaatcatttggaggaggaaaagaaaaaaaaaaggaagagagaaggaagagagagggagagagaagGGAGGGAAGGAAATCGGTCAGGCGCGCCGGCCACCGAGAAACTTACAGCTCGCCACCGTACACTGCTGTTTAAAGGTAAAaaaaatctttattttattttattttattttattttatttatattttatgttttaatatatataggttaaaaatttaaaatcggattaaaataaaatataaaaaaaatcaccttagatttttttgtttcttcaatctctaatttgaatttgttttgggtcgttctattgttttttttggtttttttttgctggaaattttttttctggaaaattttttttggtgctggaattttttgctggatttttttttttttttgcttcccctcttttatctcttcctcctttcttcagttaaggtttcaacacccatcatcACCGGCGATTCACCGTGCCGAACGGAAAGGGGAGCGGCCACGTGGTAGATCCGGTAAtactcttttcttccttgattctttttcgttttaaagtaagttaaagaaaaaaaataaaacaaagcaaagataaatagaaagattgagataacagagaaaaaattgaagttcaccttcCGAGCTTTCCTTTTTTGTGTTCTTGATACAAACTTTTTATCCCTTTTcctttttttgttgtttgggtggctttatatagcctaatttttacatactttattattattctctATTCTTGCTTCATTTTTGCTTGTTTGCGGGGCATGGGCATGGACAATGGGGTGTGTGATGGTCTTGGCACAGACGACATGGGAGAGTGGGAGTGGTCTTGGTGGCGAGaaagatgggagagtgggaaTGGTCTTTGGTGGCAAacagcatgggagagtgggaagaggcaagtgggagtctagggttttggaattgggcttggatgttgggctaggttaattttaggttttgggtttgaggatgggttaaatggtttaatgggcctgggtattttgtaaacgggccaaaattggacTACAACAGTTCCATGctcattactatatttttatcTCATGTCATCGCATCGTGAATTTAGCTCCAACGTCTTTATCCAATATAGATCGTTTTATTTTACTTCAAACAAAATAATGCACATCGTTAAATATCATACTCGCTATATTTCAAActgaaaattttctaaaaaaggcaatatttcgcgttttaggaaattcgaggaattgtgccctaacttacggggatTCAGTTTTCTCGTTAAACCTAAatggccaaatatccttttaaattcCAAAACACATGAAATTTCAATCCAAATTAAAGACAAACTTGCGCTCAGGAGTTCAAGGTATcgcgtcctaacttacgggatgtgatactccgatatctcgagacaaGGAAATCTTTAGCAATCATTTTGATCTAATTCAAGCTCTTTTAAAATCGACATTAACAAAAAAGGGAGGAtcgtatttttaaattctttacggattttcaactttcgacgttaagacattaattaatcaattaggtaccaattttgggcgtgacgagggtgctaatccttcctcgcacactcccgaactcgttttctcaattttcgtagaccaaaatcatttgttttaataaatcgaaatattttattaaaatgaccaaatttctaggtgatccgatcacacctaaataaaaaggattggtggtgactcccgttttaattttcaaacaaagtcgattcctgtttttaaaaaaatggtttcgacaaatgtATTATTGTTGCTCATCAATATCTAAAAGCTACCATCAATCAAGTGTGATATTTCAATAGTGGATGCTCTCGCCATATGATTGGTGAGCAAGAAAACATTACTCGAAACAAGGTAAGATTGATTGCACTAGGTTACATACAAGTTGAAAGGATCGACTTTGATGAGACCTTTGCTCTAGTGGCTAGACTAGAGACTATCAAGTTACTTTTAGTAGTTGAAACTCATCTTGATATCAAATTATACCAAATGGAAAAGTGCACTCCTAAATGTCTTTTTGAATAAAGAAGTTCATGTAGCTTAACTAAAGGGATTTGAAGACACAAAGTATCCCAATTATGTCTTCAAACTCATTAAGACTTTATATGGTTTGAAGAAAGCACCCAAGGCATGGTATGCAAGATTGTCTAAGTTTGTTCTTGACCAATTATATCAATGAGATTTAGTTGGTAAAACCTTTTATTCATAAGGAAGGAAAGAGGTATCAATACTATTGCTcaaatttatgttgatgatatcatCTTTGCTCTTCTTCTCCATAGGCAAAAAATCAATTTGTGAAGATGATACAAACTGAGTTTGAAAGAGCATAGTGGGATAACTTTTATGTTTTCTTGGATTCCAAATCAAGCAGATGAAAGATGGGATATTTCTGTCACAAGAAAAATGCCAAAAACCTTACAAAGAAGTTTGGATTGGAAGGAGCAAAGACTATCAAAATTCCTATGTCAATTGTTGAGAAGATATGCGCAAAAAGAAGTAGAGTTGCAATTGAACCAATTACCTTCAAGAGACTCTATTTGATAGTTAGTAAGCTTGATTTGTGCTTTAGTGTAGGTGTTTGTGCAAGGTATCAATCCAGTCCAAAAGAATAACATCGGAATGTAGTGAAGAGAAAAATCAGATATGTTAGTGGCACAATAGAGCTTGGTATTTGGCTTTCCAAAGACAAGAAGATGAATTTGGTAGGCTACAATGATCCATATTGGCAGCAACGTTGATGACAAGAAAAACACATCTAGAGGATGTTTCTATCTTGGTTCAAATTTGGTATCTTGGTAAAGCAAGAAACAAGCTTCGATCTCAATATCAACAGCTGAAGCTGAATATATATAGCTACTGGTAGCTGTTATACTCAACTCCCATGGACAAGAAAAATTTTGGAAGACTTTGGGGTAGCACTGCTAGTTACGATTGCCAATTGTCACAATTCCACCACTATCAACATTTCGAAGAATCTTGTGATGCATTAAGCACTAAGCACTAAGCACAAATGATACTTTGAATTGAAGTATGTTTCAATTGAACACCAATTGACAAATCTTTTCACAAAGGCCCTTGATGCTGCTAGGTTCGAGACTCTTAAACTTGGCCTGAAAGGCAAaggcattaaaacacaacctatAATGTTTTGCCTTGAAAATATTTTGGGTGATTTTCTGCTCTAACTTTTCAATTTTGGTgaggaaaattttcatttatttttacctTCCAATTTTGAGAGGGAAAAAAGGCGGTGAAGATTTGGGTATTTAATACTTTTGACTACTGATTTTTTTTAGAGATCTAGTTCCTTCAGTTTTTTTTCTGAGTTTTGTTTTTTAACCAGCACACCTCCATTATATTTTGGTTTCTTTTCaagaaaacatttatttattgtGAAGAATATGACTTTTCATTAAGAGGACTGCTCCAACAAGCTCTAAGAACTCTTATGATGATTCTTAATCTTCATCACTCTCTtctaacaaaaaattaaaattaaaataaaattttataaacattaagggataaatttgtttgattttttttaaatttaaaatctaattGATAGGATCTATAAACATTAGAGGAAGAAATTTATTTTCTCATTATATTTACCTTTTCAACCATAGTGAAGTAGCACAATTGATGCAAATTATGTAAATCAAAGGCAAAGATCTTGATCATGCATCAAGATTGTATTCTCTCCCTTAAATCATAAAAAAAGTGCAACTTAAAAAGATTATCCAACAACTCTTCTCATAAAAAAAGACGTTATTTAATTAAATTCCATGCATGGAAGTAAAGCAAACCATTGAGAACCCTGAAAATAGAAACCCACGATTAAACCATTTCTTTTTCAAACTACAACCAAACCCCACCACCACCTGCTACATACTTTTCGATTGGGGTGCCATTGATTGATCtctcaatttatatatatacatatacacacatacacaCATATGGATTGCATTGTAGATATATAACTTAATAAGTCCAAGACCAGAAAGGATGACCTTCAACAGGGAAACCAAAATTAGACGAACTTGCAGGAGGATGTAAGCTATCTTCTTCATCTTGTGATAAATCAGACTGGTCTGGTTCGAAAAGGTAAGATGAATCAGCAGCCTCCAACAGTGAAGAATGAAACTCATCACTGTAATATTGTGGGATATGGTCGGAGTCAATATCTTCTTGTTTACAGGCTGCCATTGAAACAACAATTGGCTTTTGTGATGGTTCTTGTAATAATAATGGCTTCACATCAGAAAATTCTGAGTTCCTTTGCTCATTTTCTTTCGTTTGCAACTTATCTGTGAGTTGAAGAacctataaacacaaccacaaatttaAGATAGTAACATGAAAATAATCAAGATTTAAGTTCGTGTAAAGCTGCTTGTTAATTACCTCTTCTTTTAGTTTATCTTTTTCCTTAAGGAGATCATCATAGTCAGCCTTGAGGCTATTATACTTGGCTAGCAAAGTGTCATAGTCTTTCTCCAGCTGCTTCGTTTTCCACCGTGCACGACGGTTCTGAAACCATATAGCAACTTGCCTGGGTTGTAACCCAAGGTCTTTAGCCAGTTGAATTTTCCTTTCAGGTTCAAGCTTGTTGTCGACCTCGAAACTCTTCTCTAGAAACTGGATTTGGTCAACAGTTAGCCGTCTTTTCTTCTCAGGTTGATGAAAACACTCATCTAAATACTCATCATATCCATTCTCTTGTTCATCAAACATATTGAAGATTGATCTTTTGGGCCTGCTTGTTTTAAGGGAATCTTCAAAGCTTACTATCGATCTTGTCCCTGAAAATTGCCAATCAATTGAAGTtgcaaaatttatgaaaaagtaaGGATATTTAGATAAACCCGAAGTGAGAACAAGATAGTAAAAATACCAAGAAAAGGAGAAGGAGAAGATTCTGGAATGAAAAGGGGATGAAGCCTTTGATTTTGAAGCAAAACAGAGAGATTGTTAGGAAAGCCATCAGTGGAATCATTATTACTAGGATAGACCCTCCCACCCGCCATGAGAAATTGAGGCTAAAAGGGATCAAACGTTGTTGTTGTTGGTTGGTTTTTAGGGAATCATCTTAATCCTCAAAACCATTATACAatctaaaaacaaaagaaaaatggcCACCCTGGTATTTGGGGTTTCTCAAGGCTTGTGGCGAAAGAAGCTGGTGATGATGATTTGTACGAAATGAGAAGTGTTGGAACAACGGCAGCTCATACCCATCACTCATCAGAAGAAGCTAAAATTTTGTTGAGATTTGGCAGTGGGGAAAGTGAAGGAAAGGTGGGAGAGACAAAGGAAAAGTGAAGTggcaaattgaaaataaaagagaTAAGGGGACTCTTTATCTTGGAGTTGTTGAGCTTTGATGGGGTAGTAATAAGGTCCAGCTTATGGGGGGTTTTCTTATTTTGGGGTATGGTGTGCTTGTAGTTACTTTGATGCCCCCCTTGCTTTTGTttataaactttttttttaaggggttcttttctactttaattttctttatgcctttattttctttttatagatttttcgGTTTAAATCGAAAATAAAGTTTGAGTCAAACTGTTAAATAAGTTTGAGTCAAACTGTTAAATGAAAGGTAAAATTTTTACTCACTTCACCTAAACGATAATTAGATTATAGCATATATAGTTGGAAATAATTATGTAACAAGTTTatcaaaaattaatataaaaataaaatatagtttTGACTGAAAGAGTAAAATTAAGATAGTTAAAGATATAACATTTTGAAttgcttttgtttttcttttaggtttattaaaatataaaataatattcagGAACTTCTTGATAACACCATGATTTTATTCTTGAAAAGCATATCctttccaaaataaaaaaatgatgcaaaaaatataataattaaaacgaTGGGTTATTGAGATAGTTGAGGGCTTGGGAAAGAGGCACAAAGCCAACATTAAACTCAAAATAATATCTTTTAAGAGAGATAGTAAATGAAGTCATGCATTTGGTCATGGttgagaggaagaagaaaataaGATGGCCGTCGTTCAAGGGTTGGAATGGGAATAACCCAATCCTCTTTTCATCCAAAAACAAATGGTTAACACTAAAGTCAgttgaatctttaaaataaagAATGAGAGGGATAAGGCAAAGGTAGAGGTATGGGGGAAGAAGACAAGAGAAAAGAAGGGtgtaaaaaagaaaatcaaataagTCGGTTTCAGGAGAGGAATGGATGAGGTCGAAATTTAAGGGGCATACACGAATGGTTTGGTTCACTCAGCCTGGCCCTTCATGTTCCCTGCACTACCCCACCACCCACTCTTGCCTGTTGCCCTCTGCCCCCATCTTTCCTCCCTTTCAACGTTTCCTTTTGGTTCTCGTGATCCCCTCTATCAACCACATCACTCAATTCTCGTATCGTCATTAACAAAGTTTTTATATCAAAGAGTTAGATTATATTTCGTaatgaaataattaattttatatgttagattaaagagtaaaataatttttcgattataaatttcatccaattttacttttaaaaactAGTCTTTATATATTAACATGATGTATACATGAcacaataaatataattatttgattattcatcAACTATGTTAACTTTTAACGataaaaatgaatgaaattttaacatAAATGATCAGATTGTTATTTAATCAAAATTAGTTGATCAATTTTTCAATAAAGTAGAAAAATTTAATATAACCTCCTAATACTTTTAGggctaaatttatatattttactttttttaaaatattaaaatcaataaaCTGGTGCTATTTACGTATTTTTACTTTTGAAAATTTACACTAAACCACTGTCTAATTTTTTAGTACCTTTTTATCAATTTATTTAATCTCAATTTCGGATTCCATATGAGCTGATCGAATCAAACGATTTTCAACCATAATCATGAACTAAAATACGAATGCTaaacttctttttcttttcttttcttttcttttcttttttccctaAAAGCCAATACTGATGACATTAACAATGCCACTAGAGCATTTTAGAATTACATATGAGAGATGCCCATTTTTAATTTTAGGGTAAGCTaaacttaaatttattaaattatcacTAACTTTGCATTTTATTTactcaattttaaaaagttacgAAATAATCACTAAACTATTTAAAAGTATTTATTTAAGTCTGGGTGgctaaattttttttcttaaagttcagCTAGTGAGCTCCAAGCAACGATTCAACGACCAATATAATAGATCAATGCCCATCGACGAGTATAAGAACATACCTTAGATTCAAGTCGATCTAACGAATAGTGTCGAAAATCGGAGAAAAAAACTGTTTGAATTTTAgttcacaaatttataacattcaaaattgtttcatgaaaaaGATTGAACTGTAGAAGAGAAGGGAATGAGAGTTTTCGATTGGTGTAGGTGGTGCAAATAGAGAAAGTAATACAACAACGATTTTAATAGCCTAGTGATTTAagtaaaaactttcgaatagtttaatgaccattttgtaaattTTTGAAGTTGAATAACCAAAACATAAAAGATAGCAAgctaattttatgtttttattgtaTCTATTTCTGGCTAATTTTTTAATAGAATACTACTAAGCTTGTGATTTCTTACTTAAATTTTTTCAGGGATGAAATTGGAgtgccataattcaaaatcaagcaaaattggctaaattggaacaaaaagcaagaaaatgggccaaattgGAATAATTGTAGGATTGGTTGTTGATAAAAAGAatcagatttttatttttttcaaactctataaatagaaaaaaaaatcttattttagTTGATTGTTAGGCATAATCTTAGAGAGGAattatgctaaatttagcatttGAAAAGTGTATAAATACCTTATAATGGTGGCATGGAAGGACATAATAGAATAGAATTAAAAACAAATTCTTATCTTTTCTCTTTCACACTTAGTATCTATTTAAGTTTGTTACCATTTTTattccatttctttattttttggttCAATTGCTTTTTAAGTCATTTCTCCTTTTCACCTATCATCATTACATTCAAATCCACTTTTAAACCCCAATCGAGTATGATTAATCTCATGCTCAACTAACACACCATTTAGCCTTGGGTCAGTTGTCATTCCGATTGAAAATCGTGAGATATGAACCTGCGCTAAAACCTCACAACACAGTATTCATTATCTCTCAAGTATATGGGATAGTCACATTCGTCCCTTAAAGTTATCCAATTTTAGCTCAAAGTGCACGTTGGAAGAAAGTTATTTTGGCGTACAATTGGGAAAATGAGACTGTCGTTTGTAGCATTCGAGTTCCCACGAACAAATTGGTGTGTCCAATTGGAAAAAGCTAATTGAGTTCCACCAAGGGAGATAGTGACCG from Gossypium arboreum isolate Shixiya-1 chromosome 1, ASM2569848v2, whole genome shotgun sequence harbors:
- the LOC108480407 gene encoding homeobox-leucine zipper protein HAT5-like, producing MAGGRVYPSNNDSTDGFPNNLSVLLQNQRLHPLFIPESSPSPFLGTRSIVSFEDSLKTSRPKRSIFNMFDEQENGYDEYLDECFHQPEKKRRLTVDQIQFLEKSFEVDNKLEPERKIQLAKDLGLQPRQVAIWFQNRRARWKTKQLEKDYDTLLAKYNSLKADYDDLLKEKDKLKEEVLQLTDKLQTKENEQRNSEFSDVKPLLLQEPSQKPIVVSMAACKQEDIDSDHIPQYYSDEFHSSLLEAADSSYLFEPDQSDLSQDEEDSLHPPASSSNFGFPVEGHPFWSWTY